The DNA region CTCATCCGGAAGACCTGCATTTGGATAACAACTTACCGCAACTGAAGCCATCCCGGATAGCGAGCGAATATGGTCTCGCATGAATTCCGGACCTGTAGCACAGTTTAGTCCCACTGAAATTGGGTTAAGGTGTTCTAGGGATATATAAAAGGCCTCAATGTTCTGACCAGCTAGTGTTGTACCCATCGGTTCGATCGTTCCTGAGATCATCAAAGGAAGCTTGATACCACTTTGCTCGAATGCTTGTTGAATTCCAATGCTTCCTGCTTTTACATTAAGAGTATCTTGTGAGGTTTCGAGCAGCAGCGCATCAACGCCTCCCTCAATTAAAGCGAGCGCTTGCTCGAAATAACTGTCGATGAGCTCCTGAAACGTTACTCCGCCTGTTACAGAAAGCGTTTTGGTTGTAGGTCCCATGGCACCCACCACATAACGCGGAGACTCCGGTGTCGAAAATCGATCCACGGCTGCTTTTGCAATTCTGGCTGCTTCGAGATTGATTTCACGTGCACGGTCTTGAATGTCGTATTCAGCAAGTACAACAGATGTTGCACCAAACGTATTCGTCTCAATTAAATCTGCACCGGCTTCCAGATATTCTTCATGAATACGCTGGATTAGCTCTGGACGTGTAAGTACAAGCATTTCATTACATCCGTCGAGGTCTTCTCCGCCAAAATCTGCGCCTGTGAGATCAACCTGTTGAATCATGGTCCCCATTGCACCGTCGAGGATTAATATTCGTTGTTTTAATGCATCATGTAGGCTAAGCTTATCCAATATCGTCACCCCCGCAAAACGTTAAATCTTAGTTTAACAGAAACTACCTTAATGTGAAAGATCGGTTTTGGTCCGTCACGTGGCGGGTTTATATGAATGTGAGATGATTTGCGAATCGACAAAAACAGAACATTCCGATATAATAGCAATTAAACCAAGTGGAAAAGAGGGGAAGAACATGGCTGAAATTGTAATCCGTAATACGAACGAACGTATCACTGGAGACGAAAATGTTCGAAATTTCTTAAACAAATATGAAGTATTATATGAAAAATGGGACGCGTCCAAATTAAACACAGATCTACAAAATAACTTTGGACTCACGGATGAACAAAAAGAAGAAGTACTCAAAACATATGACTATGAAATCAGAGATTTGGCCGCACGTCGCGGGTACCAAATATGGGATGTAATTACGTTGTCTGAACAAACTCCAGACATTGAAGAGAAGCTTGCCAAATTTGAAGAAATTCATACGCATGCTGAAGATGAAATCCGTGCAATTGTAGCCGGCAAAGGAATCTTTGTCATCAAAGCTACAGATGATGTAGGTTACTTTAATGTAGAATTGTCTCCTGGAGACGTTATCTCGGTACCTGAGAATACGCCACACTTCTTCACATTAATGGAGAACAAACAAATCATTGCGGTGCGCCTGTTTATTGAAAAAGATGGCTGGATCGCAGACCCTTACCCGGATCCTACTTTTATTAAACAAGCATAATCAGCAAATTCTAATATGTGCTCAACAAACCCCTGTCCATTTCGAACAGGGGTTTCTTCATATTGAGATCGTATACAACATTTGATATTCATATAAAATAATGCGGATATTTTGCTTTCATCTTCTCTTGTTCCACAACAACAAGTCTGAGATGTGCTTCCATAACCTGAACAGCTTGATCCGTCTTACGTTCCGTGATGAGCCGGTAAATCTCTTTATGTTGTGAAATAATTACCTCCGCATCGGAATCTTCAGACAGCCGTAATAAACGAAGGCGATTAAAGGGAATATTCAATTGCTGCAACATTTTCCACGTTCTCATTTTCCCTGTGCCCTGAAACAATATCTGGTGAAACTCTTCATCCAGTTCAAAAAGACGATAGAAATTATTTTTCCCTATACATACTTCCTGCATGGCAATATTGGTTTCGAGTCTGAATCTGAATTCTTCCGGAAAAGATGCACAAGCCAGTGTGACAATTTCCTTCTCCATTTTCTCTCTCATAAACCGGCCTTCTTCAACATGCTCCAAATTAATATGGGAGACAATGGTTCCACTCTGTGGGATGATATCAAGTAATTCTTCTTCAGCAAGCTTCATGAACGCTTCACGTACTGGTGTTCTGCTTACTTGCAATTCATCCGCAATTTCCTTCTCGGAAATCTTTGTACCGGGCTCAAGTTCAAGGTGCAGAATTCGTTCCTTTATCAGATGGTATGAATAAGCCCGGGTCGAACCTCTAATCTTTTGATTAAGTGACATTCCTTAACCTCTTCCTCTCAGCCGTATTCCTCCATATTAGCACAATTTGCCGCTCCACTAAAATCTTCTCAGTGAAACGGCAATTGAGCAAACTTCAGTTTACAACTATTGTTGCTTACTTTCTTTGTACTTCTTATACGTGTCGTTGGCAAGCTGCATATATTGAGACAATCCTTGGCTCTCCAATTCTTTTACAAATGCATCAAACTCGGTAAGACTGCGTTCTCCCAGAATAAATTTAAGGGTATTTTGATCCGAGAAATCTTTGAGTGGTGTGCTAAGCAATGTCACCTGTTCACGATCGATATCAGAGTAAGGAATTGGTGGCTCAGCAGGAATCACTTCTTTTGTATCTTTCATGTCTTGTTGGAATTTCAGTTCTTCCTCACTAAACATGGATTGCAGCAAATCTGTCGTGCCTCCATAGGCAAACACACCACCAGAGAAGCCGTAATCTATACGCAAATCTTTCGTGCCCTTCGGATTCAATCCGTTATAATTCACGTCTTCTGCCAGTTTACGAACGCCATCCTTTTTGGTGAAGGTTTCCCCTTCAACACCCCATTTGGCAAATTCCTGACCTTCATCACTATAGTATAACCAATCAATAAATTGCAGGATTGCTTTAAAATTGTCACTGTCTTTAACTTTCCCGGAAATCATGACACCGTTTTCAAGTCTGGAGCCAGACATCAGCTGGCCTTTTGGACCACCAGGGACTGTAATTTTGGCGATGGAGAAATTCTCTTCTCCCAACGTTTTGTTCATGTCATTGCGGTGCAGAACTAACGTTTGCGAGTTACCATTAATCATGAAGGATTTTCCCGAAACAAATTTTTGAGTAGCCTGGTCATCGTCCTGGGTGAAACTTTCCTTATCCAGAAGTCCTTCGGATACCAGTTTGTTAAAGTAAGTCAACATATCTTTATATTCCGGTGTTGTAGCCGTGTACACAAATTCATCCTTGTCTGCCTTGTACGTCAGACCATTACCAAATCCCCATCCGGCTTTTGTCCCAAAGCCAATAGCTGCAATACCCAGCGTACTATTGAACTTGAACCGATCTGAGAATGGGATGGAATCCGGGTAAATCTCCTTCAGCTTTTTGGCTGCACTATACAATTCATCCCATGTCTTTGGAATGGCAATGTTATTTTTTTCGAAAATATCAGTTCTAACAATGAGCGTATAATCCGGCCAAACCTCTTCATGTAAACCTGGAAGCACATAATATTTCCCATCTTCTTGCCGAAGGCCCTCAAGTTCATCCTGAAGTCCCCATTTCTCTACTTTATCCTTGAAATTAGGCATCAAGTCAATATAATCACTCACTGGCAAAATCGCACCAGAGGATACAAAAGCAGATTCTTCACCCGGATAGGTTTTTGGAATAACCAGCGGTGCATCTCCTGAGCTGATGAGAAGGGATCTTTTCTGGGAATAGTCACTCATTGGAACGATAGTTGGGTCCAACGTGACACCGGTTTTTTCCGTGATTTTTTGGAACAGAAGCCAATCCTTCTTGTACGGATATGCTGGCTGGTCACTGTAAAGGATAGATAGATTAAATGGCTCAGTGGCTTTAAATGTCTCTCCAACACCATAAGATTCCATTGCCCCCTTGGATTCTGGTTCGACTTTCTCTCCACCAGTTCCGCTGCTACATGCTGCCAGAACGACACTCATCATTGTTGCCAATACCATCTTGCCTACCAGCTTACGTGGTCTCTGTTTCATTTAATTCTCCCCCTGCATGTGGTTTAGATTGGCCTTACCATCAAGATGTTGAACTATATCGGATTAGGATTACTGCTTAACAGATCCCAACATGATACCGGTTACAAAGTACCGTTGAACAAATGGATAAATCGTAAGAATAGGCAAAATGGTCAGTACCATCGTGACCGATTTAATATTCGCAGAAATTTGAGTCAAACTGTCTGCTGAAGCACCAGCCGAAGCACCACCAGTCGCACCTGCAATCATATTGCGCAAGTAGATTGTAACGGGGAACAGTTCCTTTTTGTCGAGATACAGGAAGGCTGGAAACCAGGAATTCCAGTGCCCTACAGCGTAAAATAGAACCATTGTTGCCATGACAGCTTTACTCAGTGGTAGAATGATCCGTAACAAAATACCATACGTATTCAAACCATCGATAGCTGCCGCTTCCTCAAGCTCTTCAGGCATGTTTTCGAAGAATGATTTCATTATTAGCATGTTATAAATACTGATTGCACCAGGGACAACCAATGCCCACATCGTATTATTGAAACCCAGAGAATTAATTAGGACATAGTTTGGAATCAAGCCGCCACTGAAAAACATGGTGAACACCGCGAACATCGTCAGAAACTTGCGTCCCATTAATCTTTTTTTGGATAAGGCATAAGCAAAAATGGTTGTCATGAACATAGAAATCAAAGTACCTACAACAGTATATATAATTGTATTTTTATAATTGGTCCAGAACATGTTGTCACGAGAGATCGTCTTGTAGGTTTCTACATTAAAGCCTCTGGGAATAATGCTTACCTTGCCTGAATTGATATAAGCCTCGCTACTGAAGGATTGGGCCACGACATTCAGAAATGGATAGAGTGTGATGAACACCACAAGCAACAAAAAGATGGCATTGAACACTTTAAATACTTTGTATGATTTTGATTCCAACATATTGCTCCTCCTTTACCACAAGCTTCGTTGTGTCAATCTCCGTGAAATTGCATTAACCGAGAATACCAGGATCAGTCCAATAATGGATTCAAATAAACCAATGGCGGTTGCGTAGCTGAAGTTGCTTGATTGCAAACCTACACGGTACAAATAAGTGGAAATCACGTCAGATGTCTCGTAGATCAGCGGATTGTAAAGGAGTAAGATTTTCTCAAATCCAACTGCAAGAAAATTACCCATGTTCAGGATCAGCAACGTAACAATGGTAGGCAAAATGCCCGGTATGGTTACATGGATGGTTTGCTTCCAACGATTCGCACCATCGATTCGTGCAGCTTCATACAAAGAATCATCAATTGTTGTCAACGCAGCCAAGTATAGAATTGCTCCCCAACCCATACCCTGCCAGACCTCAGAGGTGATATAAATTGTTCTGAACCATTCAGCGCGCTGCATGAAAGGAATACTGTCTCCGGTAAAAAATGAAACCAATCCATTAATCGATCCATTGACTGCTGTTAATTGCAGAACCATTCCGGCAACGATGACGATGGACAAGAAGTGTGGAAGATAAGATGCGGTCTGCACAAACTTTTTGAATCGTTTACTTTTCACCTCATTCAACAGCAATGCAAAAATGATCGGAACGGGGAAGGTGAAAAGTAACGCGAGTCCACCAAGCATAAGCGTATTTCCAAATACCTTCCAAAAGGTTGGGTCCTGGATGAACATCTGAAAATACCTGAATCCAACCCACGTCTCTCCGAAAATACTGCCTCCGGGTACGAACCGTCTAAAGGCGATAATGTTACCGAGCATCGGACCGTATTTAAAAATAATAAGATAGATAATTGGAAGGATTAACAGTGAGTACAACTGCCAATCTTTGCGAAGTAAAGCTGCAGCCGTTCTTAACCTGCTTTCTTTGCGTACAGAGGTCATCGTTAGCGTGGTTTTAGCGGTTTCCGACTCCATATATTATTTCACTCTCCGTTCCTTGGCTTGATAAAATAAAAGCGTTTTCGATTTCAATTCTTTCTTTGGATCTTTATCTTTTGTAGAAGACTACCTTGATGAACTTCCCCCCCACTGCGGAATAAACTAAAAAACAGATAATGTAAGCGATCTCAATTATGGTAATCATAAGGGATTTAGGTCAGTTAAGATGCTTAACGTCATTTTGGTACTAGCATTACCTGTTATATCTCCAAAACAAAACAGTTCCCTTTAATTATGTAAAGCGCTTACAATCAATATCAAAACAATAGCGAATAACTTTCGCTTCCACTTCATTCGAGTAAGTCAACAGATATCCGCTAAATCCAACCGCATACTAGTCATACTAGTATGTTAGTTATATTCTAAAGCAGCCGTTCTATAATTTCAATAACTTTTACTAAAAAAAATTATGATTACGTTAATGCGTTATAATCAATCTTTCCGAAAACAAAAAAACATTGTTAGGTTCATGGATGAAAAACATCTCATGGAACCTAACAATGTTTGGACAGAACACAAAAATACGATTTATGATGCACTAATTGAGAATTCAGCAATGATGCGTTCCAATTCAGATAAATGCTTGATTTCATGGTCAGGCACATACGATTCGGTATTCACTTTATTCTCACGGTTAATCCAAACAGACTTAATGCCAGCTGACAACGCTCCACGAATGTCCGTTGTCAGCTTATCGCCAACCATCACACTTTCCTGAGGCTTCACTCCAAGCCTGCTCAAAGCATGCTTGAAGATCGAAGGGTCAGGTTTTCCTTTACCAAAATTACCCGAGATAATAATTTCATCAAAAAAGGGAGCTAATTCAGGAACACCATCAAGCTTCTCCTGTTGTAATGCAGGACACCCGTTAGTTAAAAGCAAAAGCTTGAACTTTCCTTGTAGATGACTTAACGTCTCCATCGTTTCTTCATAGACATGGGGTCTCGATCTCCGCTCTGCCCCGAATTGCGAGGCGAGTCGTTCTGCCAGATCTTCGCGATCAATACCGAGCTTTAACAATCCACGATGCCATGATTCTTTACGATATGCAGGTGCAAGTTGTTCCAATTGGCGGAATTCCGGCTGATCTCCACCCGTAAAGTTAGCCCAAAGACCTTCAAACGGGTTGATTCCAATCATTTTGGTAAACGAAAAGGTTTCATAGGATTCATACAAATTACGTGCCTCATTACGAACTGCTTCTTCAAGTTCTTCAGGTTTAACCCCTGTCTCTTGCGCTGCGATCAGGCAAGTCTCATGAAATGCCTCACGAACACTGCGCTCATCCCACAGCAAAGTATCATCCAGGTCGAACAAAATCGCTTTTAACGCCATTTCGGTCATCTTCCCCTTTATGCAATAATTACTTTTTCTCGTATGTTTCCACAGTGATCTGATGTGCTTTGGCGAATTTCAGAAGACGTTCAGTGATTGCATCGGTATCATAACGATTGAGTAGTTTGGTAAATACCCATCTCTTGCCTCGTGCATTATGCTCAATAACAACCGTGCCTGGCTCAATTCTGAATTTCACAATATCATCGACTCCAATTGAACGCTCACGGTTTCCTTTAGTCGTCAAGATTCGGTTACTTCCTATCTTGATATAAGGTCGACGAAGCATGAAGATAACTGCCAAAAATACATACAGCAGCATCGTCACCCAATCCCAAGTGGTCATCGGAGCTTTGACAAGAAACGTACTCATAAAGAGATACAGGAATGCGAGTCCGATCAGAAAAATAGGAAACAGAAGGCTGCGTCCTTTAAATACGTCCTCACCTGGTGTACCTGAAATCGGTTGACCGTTCTTTTTACGTTGCTGGTTCAACTGCTTTGAATTTTTCCGAACCGTTCTCTCGAACGAACGCGACATGAGAATCCCCCTTAGATGTTCTTTGTATCGGCTTACATCATTGCAAACCAATGTTCCCCCTATAATTTGCATTCTCTAAATAACAGGAAGAAACCTAAATATCATAATGATATCATTAGGTTTCCTTAATGTTTGAGTTTGCCTTGGTGGCCTTGATCGTTCTCATCATCTACAATTTCAATCGAATCCAATTGCTGTCTGAAATTGCTGCGAATGTTATTCAAATAGATTTCTCTAAGCTTGGCACGTTCAGTGAGCTCTTCCTCTGTCAAGCCAGTGGATTTTTGCTTACGGGCCAATTCATTAATACGTGCTACCAGACTATCTATATCCAAGCTTGTCCCCTCCAAAAATACAAAGTCATATTAACTTTGACATGATAAAGGCTGCTTGTCAAGTTGATACGCGTTTATGCGTATAGATATGCAATTTACTCAGTGAATTGAGGCAGTATAAGCACTTGCCCTACCTGTATTGAAGTCGACTGAAGTTGATTCACTTTCTTAATTGCTTCTATATATATACGTGTATCCATACTTTCCGGTTTGTGATCCAATGATATACTCCAAAGCGTATCACCTTGCGAAACTACCGTCTTCCCGCCAGGTAAAAGGTTGTTCTCATTGCCTGCAAATACAGTAAGTACTGTGCTGCATCCAATAAATATGATTAAAGATACGATTACTAATTTCAACATCCATGTTGGTGTTTTGCCTTTTGTAAATACCTTCTTGAAGTTCCCTATGTTTGTTTTAACCAATTCTGTATTAACCGGTTCGTAAATGCTTTGATAAGTAGAATATCTCATAATTATTAACCTCCAAACGTTTGTTCCTATCTGTTGAAACCAATATAACACGAACATTTGTTTTGTTCAATAACTTTTTAGAACAATTGTTCGCTTTTTTTTATTTGTAGATAACCTCTTATCTCTTTCTTCTATAATATGAAAACTTTCATTTGCAGTATTTGAATAGATAGACAGAAAAAAATCATGTTAATTTGCAAAAAAACATTGATTTTATGCCTTATTATTTAGAACTTATGTTTGTACGAACGGAGGTTCTATGTTATAATTTTCCCAAACGTTACTAAAATGGGGTTGATACGGTATGTCGAAGATATCCAGCAGGCAACAGGCTATTCTGGAATTTATACGTAATGAAGTCCGGTTGAAGGGGTATCCTCCTTCCGTACGCGAAATTGGTGAAGCTGTTGGATTGGCTTCCAGCTCTACAGTACATGGACATCTGGATCGTTTGGAGAAGAAAGGTCTCATAAGACGGGACCCGACCAAACCAAGAGCCATTGAACTTCTAAGCCAGGAAGAGTCAGAGCATTCACATCAGTTTGCTCACAGTGTCGCTCGTATTCCTATTGTTGGTAAGGTTACTGCTGGGGTTCCAATTACAGCAACAGAGAACATCGAAGATTACTTCCCTCTTCCTACGCATTATGTAGGTGAGCAAAAAGTATTTATGCTTTCGGTTGTGGGAGACAGTATGGTTGAAGCAGGCATTGTTAACGGAGACTATGTTATCGTACGTCAGCAGCAAACTGCGGATAACGGCGATATCGTTGTAGCCATGACTGAAGACGATGAAGCTACGGTGAAGACGTTCTACAAGGAGAAAGATCATATTCGTCTTCAACCAGAGAATGCGACCTTTGAACCTTTGCGTTTGAAACACGTCAGTATTCTGGGTAAAGTCATTGGCCTTTTCCGTGATATTCATTAATAGGATTGTAGTTCGTCCGTTAGTTCGTATCATAAGAAATACGCAAAGAGGTTGCCCTGTTCATCAGGACAACCTCTTTGTCTGCGTACTGCTTATTATGATTTATTTGCTGCGTTTGGGCACGCTCTTATGCTGTGAGAACACATCGAAACACAGCTGACCGTGGTAAGAACCCATTCCACTTTCTCCTACTCCGCCAAACGGGAGATAATGTGATGTCATATGAGACAACGTATCATTAATACAACCGCCACCGAAAGATACTTGGTTCAAAACCTGATTTTGGAAAACCTCATCCTGAGTGAAGAGATATAATGCCAGTGGTTTTGGACAACGAATAATCTCCTCTAGTCGGGTTAAGATCACTATATTTAAACACAGGAAGAATTGGACCAAAGATCTCTTCTTGCATAACAGGTGACTTCCAATCCACTTCACCCAGTACTGTTGGTTCAATGAACAGTTGATCACGTTTAGAACGCCCACCGATCAATGTTTTGCCATCTTGGATACGGAAATCCGGCTTGTTTTGTAAATTTTCGGAAGAGGTGTGCTTTAACCTTACAACACTATTTGACAAGACGGGCATTTACCCAATCGGCATGGTCACTATTTATACCATCTCCACTATCTGTTACTTTAAGTTTTAGCTCATTCTTTCCGGAAAGATTAACGTTTACCTCTTTTGCCGCTGTATTTCTATTCATCACACCACTGGAAAATACAACTTGATTGTCTACAACAACTTGGAACTCCACAGTACCTACAGAACCTACATCACCATCTACCCCGACTAGCGCGGTAAAGGATGTGTACTTCCCATCCAGTTTGTAAACAATTTCACTGTTAGCATGTGTGCCCAAACCTTTGGTATAGGTCTTGTCATTTAACTTAAGTGTATTTCCATCAGCATTACGATCTTTTTGAATTGTTCCCCAACCTGTTGTGGCAGAAAACCAATCAATATCGCTGAGATACGTTGTTACAGGTGTTATTGGATCGGTTTCAAAGATTTTAATCTCACTTGCAGAGGCAAAACCATTTGTTCCACCTCCTTGAGGTACTTCAAGGCGAACATATTTAGCAAGCGTAGGTGTGAAAGTTACTGTCTTTTCTGTTTTGTCCTTTGCCCAAGTGCCTGTTGCAACCTGAGAGAAGGATACCCCATCAAGACTTGTGAGAATTTTATAATTTGTAATAATACCATTTTCTTCACTTTGACGTGGTAAATATGTCAGCTTGTTGAAAGTTAGCGGAGTTGCATACTTTGCTGTAATATTGAAAGGAAATTGATTTTGCTTAGACCATTCACTGTGCCAGATACTATTTGTATTTCCATCAAATGCATTTATTGCGGTATTATTAGCACTTGAAGTCTCTTGGCTATTTGTTGTTACCCCAATGATACTTTTTACCTTATCCATTCCATCAGTCGGTTTAATGATGTTATATTCTGACCCAAACCAAATTGGTGCAGTTAGAAGAGGTAAATTCAATGAGTTAATCTTGTTTCGTGTTTCATTTGTTGCAGACAAACCCCATTTATCAAAGAATGGCGTCAAATCATAGTGAGCTACTTTTGAAGTGTTTAGAATAAATGCCTGTTTTTTCTGATCATTTGTAGTTGGCAAATCAGCTTTTGCCGTCTCACGATATAATCGGTGTAAATCTGGGTAGAAGTTATCACCAAAAGCAAGATTAAGTTGCCATAACATTTCTAATTTTGAATTAGAGTCTGAAAAATTCTTGGTTGGCTGATCTACAAACGTGAAAGCAGTAAAGTACTCGAATGGTGACCTTGCAGTCTCAGTAGATTTAAGAACCTTCTTAGCAGCTAGAGAATATAGATTTACGGTCACCTCACCCATCTCATCCCAAGTCCAGGGTCCTTGTTGCCTCAAATGACCTGCCTCATGATACTGCCCCCAACCCATTCTTGTAAGGTCTAAAGAATCTGCATTTGCTCCAGTACTTGTAGGCATAATCGCCCCATCCCAAGTTGCATATGCATATGCTCCGCCTGTGTAGTTTGGTTGTTCAATAATGCCAATCAAATGTTTATCTAAATGATGTCTAGGATCAGAATCAGAATTTGATAGTCCAGAAATTTTATCCTGTGCTGCTATAAACGTATCATAAGTCTGTAAAACAGGAACTGGGTCTTGATTCAAGATATGGTCTCTAGCAGAAGCATACGTGAAGACTAAGAGAGCTTTTTCTGATTGAAGAACAACAGAGGGTGCATCAGGATAAGCATTCATCATTTCCTGCCAATCCGCTTTTGTGTTCTTGCCTAATACAAAGAATGGAACTGGACTCCCCCCACTCACTACATTTACATTAATACTACCTTCATTGTTGCTGTTATCAAAAGACAACAAACCGCCATTTGGTGAGGAAATTGTGTTTATACCTGCTTGTAATGGATACTGAATCGCCCACTCTTGATCATGACGATGTGTCCCAATAACCGCTGTAATTGGTTTGTTACCTATAACTTCAATCTTAATTTGTTCATTAGCTTTTGCATATAGACCTGTTGGCTGAAATATTTTTCGCGCATCTGCATACCCCGCCGCTCTGCGCTCTCGCTCACCTTCCGCCCATATATCTCCAAGAGCTTTTACTTCAATATTTCGCTGAACAACAAGATTACTTTGCTGCGTGATGGCTGCCTCTGGCGGTGTAATAGCTGCCTCTGAAGTTTCGGGTAGTACTTCAGATGCCGAGACAGGTGCTACAACTGCTGTTGCTGTTACCAACATAAGAGATAAAACCTGAAGTGACTTCTTAAATTTCCTCATAAAATCCTCCTAATATATTTTAATTTATGCATAGCTAGCATTTAAATGCTGGCATATCCACCTTGGTAAGTATTCAATAGATTTCAGACAAACCAGACCCTGCTTTATTACATTTTCAACAAATTATTTTCCGACTTTTGCAGCTTAACTCCATACAAACCCTTGATATAGCTGGGCTAACCAGAGTTCCATTTTTGTAGTTGGACGAAAAACAGTCGTATAGTTTACTTTTTGGCTTGAGACATTTCAAGAATAGACTCATGAGTTGTTGAAGTGCCGTCTGGAAGTCCAGATTGCGGACTTCGTCAGCAAAGAGAAAAAAAGACATGCGAGTTTTCGTTCATCACCCGATTCACGTCGCTCATCACGAAGCAGTAGGGTTTGCGTATACCAGCCATCCATGTACCTGTAGTCAACTATGAACCTTGCATGCAAAGCCTGGTCCAACATGGGTACAGCTCCATCCATAATTTGGAAGTAAACTTCCGGTTGTACCCGTTGCTTCGTTTGGGTAGATTCGAAGCCATTTCGCAAAAACGATTGGTCAGTTAGCCGATAAAAGCATGACAAAATCGAGCGGAGCGAAGCTAAAACCGCCTAAGCCAACCGGCGTAATCACCGTTATTAAATAAACACCATTAATCCTATTTCTCCTATTACATTTTTATTCTCATTTTAATTACATAAATTTAATTATAAATATTTTATTACTATATTTTCTATATTCAATCCCGCAAAACGAGCAAGATCCCATTGTTCTTCATACAAGAACATTGATCTGACTTACGGCATATCTAAAGTCACCGTAGCACCCCGGTAATTACTGTTAGTATCT from Paenibacillus sp. JNUCC-31 includes:
- a CDS encoding NPCBM/NEW2 domain-containing protein codes for the protein MRKFKKSLQVLSLMLVTATAVVAPVSASEVLPETSEAAITPPEAAITQQSNLVVQRNIEVKALGDIWAEGERERRAAGYADARKIFQPTGLYAKANEQIKIEVIGNKPITAVIGTHRHDQEWAIQYPLQAGINTISSPNGGLLSFDNSNNEGSINVNVVSGGSPVPFFVLGKNTKADWQEMMNAYPDAPSVVLQSEKALLVFTYASARDHILNQDPVPVLQTYDTFIAAQDKISGLSNSDSDPRHHLDKHLIGIIEQPNYTGGAYAYATWDGAIMPTSTGANADSLDLTRMGWGQYHEAGHLRQQGPWTWDEMGEVTVNLYSLAAKKVLKSTETARSPFEYFTAFTFVDQPTKNFSDSNSKLEMLWQLNLAFGDNFYPDLHRLYRETAKADLPTTNDQKKQAFILNTSKVAHYDLTPFFDKWGLSATNETRNKINSLNLPLLTAPIWFGSEYNIIKPTDGMDKVKSIIGVTTNSQETSSANNTAINAFDGNTNSIWHSEWSKQNQFPFNITAKYATPLTFNKLTYLPRQSEENGIITNYKILTSLDGVSFSQVATGTWAKDKTEKTVTFTPTLAKYVRLEVPQGGGTNGFASASEIKIFETDPITPVTTYLSDIDWFSATTGWGTIQKDRNADGNTLKLNDKTYTKGLGTHANSEIVYKLDGKYTSFTALVGVDGDVGSVGTVEFQVVVDNQVVFSSGVMNRNTAAKEVNVNLSGKNELKLKVTDSGDGINSDHADWVNARLVK
- a CDS encoding aldehyde dehydrogenase family protein, with protein sequence MPVLSNSVVRLKHTSSENLQNKPDFRIQDGKTLIGGRSKRDQLFIEPTVLGEVDWKSPVMQEEIFGPILPVFKYSDLNPTRGDYSLSKTTGIISLHSG